In Pseudomonas sp. MYb327, one DNA window encodes the following:
- a CDS encoding transporter substrate-binding domain-containing protein produces the protein MMRFRCLWVIGCLWFPLMGWAAAVPPAHVATLSPKQQQWLAQQGELRVGLVLQAPYAQYDRRLQRLSGVNVELMKWLAKALKVELSWRNFPDLEQLEAAARAGEIDIAPGMTQTPGGLRLWQFSDPYMRVPQLVVSDQKSTGAVELEKLDSQTRVAVRMPSATADYLRGNYPHLNLQGVPVERQALQLLLSQQAGYAVVDEAQLGRLSVEPEFAGLVVVGDIGLPQLLRVATRRDRPELAGIVESALRAIPAKDLEQLHSQWLQPKYPRLSESPGFWQNLCLLLLVLALSSMAIVFWQRRQQHSLEQRLAAAQEDIALRAASEEALRLTQFSIDQSTVGILWVNWDSHVRYANRAAETMLGYGPGGIIDRPLIDFEPGLHMDRWLNLWKSARASDDTPQSFETNCVRFDGSILPADVSLSFLRFRDGEYLVVYLTDVTDRRRALAALQESEARLQGIAANVPGLVFRLERAPVTGQIDFAYISEGSESLVGYAPAVLAHRDKGLRSLVHPDDKASYHQTQDHALDTDSDWSWQGRILTRQGEQRWAEIKAITRRLEDGAYVWDGIVWDISESKRIELELASSREQLRELSAHLESVREEEKARIAREVHDELGQMLTVLKLETSMCELAYAQLDPGLNERLHSMKRLIAQLFQLVRDVATALRPPILDAGISSAIEWQARRFEARTQIPCLVQVPDNLPVLSDAKAIGLFRILQEALTNVMRHAQAHTVELTLALEDNELCLTISDDGVGFVPVAGRTTSFGVVGMRERVLIMGGQLSLESEPGEGTTLIVRVPLDEEK, from the coding sequence ATGATGCGTTTTCGCTGCCTGTGGGTTATCGGCTGTTTGTGGTTTCCCTTGATGGGCTGGGCGGCGGCCGTGCCCCCAGCGCACGTCGCAACGTTGTCGCCCAAGCAACAGCAATGGCTGGCGCAGCAGGGCGAATTACGCGTCGGGCTGGTGTTGCAAGCGCCTTATGCGCAATACGATCGGCGCTTGCAGCGTCTCTCCGGGGTCAACGTCGAGCTGATGAAATGGTTGGCCAAGGCGCTCAAGGTCGAGCTGAGCTGGCGTAACTTTCCTGACCTTGAACAACTGGAAGCCGCTGCGCGTGCAGGTGAAATCGACATTGCGCCGGGCATGACCCAAACCCCCGGTGGCCTTCGTCTCTGGCAGTTTTCCGATCCGTACATGCGCGTGCCGCAACTGGTGGTCAGCGACCAGAAAAGTACCGGTGCGGTTGAACTGGAAAAACTCGACAGCCAAACCCGCGTCGCCGTGCGCATGCCCAGCGCCACCGCCGATTACCTGCGCGGCAATTATCCGCACTTGAACCTTCAGGGCGTGCCTGTTGAGCGTCAAGCACTGCAACTGCTGTTGAGCCAGCAAGCCGGTTATGCCGTGGTCGATGAAGCGCAATTGGGGCGTCTGTCGGTCGAACCTGAGTTTGCCGGGCTGGTGGTGGTTGGCGATATCGGCTTGCCGCAATTGCTGCGGGTGGCCACTCGGCGTGACCGGCCGGAGCTGGCCGGTATTGTCGAAAGTGCATTGCGGGCGATCCCGGCCAAGGACCTGGAGCAACTGCACAGTCAATGGCTGCAACCCAAGTACCCACGACTCAGTGAGTCGCCGGGCTTCTGGCAAAACCTTTGCCTGCTGTTGTTGGTGCTGGCGCTGAGCAGCATGGCCATCGTGTTCTGGCAACGCCGCCAGCAGCACAGCCTGGAGCAGCGATTGGCGGCGGCACAGGAAGACATTGCCTTGCGTGCCGCCAGCGAAGAAGCGTTGCGACTGACGCAATTTTCCATCGATCAGAGCACCGTCGGCATTCTTTGGGTCAACTGGGACAGCCATGTGCGCTACGCCAACCGCGCTGCCGAAACCATGCTGGGCTATGGGCCAGGCGGGATCATCGATCGGCCATTGATCGACTTCGAACCGGGCCTGCACATGGATCGTTGGCTGAATCTGTGGAAAAGCGCCAGGGCCAGCGACGACACGCCGCAAAGTTTCGAAACCAACTGCGTGCGATTCGATGGCAGCATTCTCCCAGCAGATGTTTCGTTGAGCTTCCTGCGTTTTCGCGACGGCGAGTACCTGGTGGTTTACCTCACCGATGTCACCGACCGCCGCCGCGCCTTGGCCGCGTTGCAGGAAAGTGAAGCGCGGTTGCAGGGAATCGCGGCGAACGTGCCCGGCCTGGTTTTTCGGCTGGAGCGCGCGCCGGTGACAGGTCAGATCGACTTTGCCTACATCAGTGAGGGCAGCGAGAGCCTGGTCGGCTATGCGCCGGCAGTCCTGGCCCATCGCGACAAAGGCCTGCGCAGCCTGGTGCATCCTGACGACAAAGCCAGCTATCACCAGACCCAGGACCATGCGTTGGACACTGACAGCGACTGGTCCTGGCAAGGGCGAATCCTGACGCGCCAGGGCGAACAGCGCTGGGCGGAAATCAAGGCGATTACCCGGCGGCTGGAGGACGGTGCCTATGTCTGGGACGGCATTGTCTGGGACATCAGCGAGAGCAAACGCATCGAATTGGAGCTGGCCAGTTCCCGGGAGCAACTGCGTGAACTGTCCGCACACCTGGAAAGCGTGCGCGAAGAGGAAAAGGCCCGCATCGCCCGGGAAGTCCACGACGAGCTGGGTCAGATGCTGACCGTTCTCAAGTTGGAAACTTCCATGTGCGAATTGGCCTACGCGCAACTTGACCCTGGTCTGAACGAGCGATTGCACAGCATGAAGCGCTTGATCGCGCAGTTGTTCCAATTGGTGCGCGATGTGGCGACGGCATTGCGCCCGCCGATTCTGGATGCCGGGATCTCCTCGGCCATTGAATGGCAGGCCCGTCGGTTCGAGGCGCGCACGCAGATTCCTTGCCTGGTGCAGGTGCCGGACAATTTACCGGTGCTCAGCGATGCCAAGGCGATCGGCCTGTTTCGCATCCTTCAGGAAGCACTGACCAATGTCATGCGCCATGCCCAGGCGCATACTGTCGAACTGACACTGGCGCTGGAAGACAACGAGTTGTGTCTGACCATCAGCGATGATGGCGTAGGATTTGTCCCTGTTGCTGGCAGGACAACCTCCTTTGGGGTGGTCGGAATGCGCGAGCGTGTGTTGATCATGGGCGGGCAGTTGTCGCTTGAAAGTGAGCCGGGGGAGGGCACGACCCTGATTGTGCGCGTGCCGTTGGATGAGGAGAAGTAA
- a CDS encoding response regulator transcription factor, producing the protein MIRVLVAEDHTIVREGIKQLIGLAKDLLVVGEASNGEQLLETLRHVPCEVVLLDISMPGVNGLEAIPRIRALNNPPVILVLSMHDEAQMAARALKVGAAGYATKDSDPALLLTAIRRVAAGGRYIDPDLADRMVFEVGLTDSRPLHSLLSEREFSVFERLAQGANVNDIAQQLALSSKTISTHKARLMQKLNITSLAELVKYAMEHKLL; encoded by the coding sequence GTGATCCGTGTACTGGTAGCCGAAGACCACACCATCGTCCGCGAAGGCATCAAGCAATTGATCGGCCTGGCCAAGGACTTGCTGGTGGTAGGGGAGGCGAGCAATGGCGAACAGTTGCTCGAAACCTTGCGCCACGTGCCCTGCGAAGTGGTGCTGCTGGACATCTCCATGCCCGGCGTTAACGGCCTGGAGGCGATTCCACGGATTCGTGCGCTGAACAATCCACCGGTGATTCTTGTGTTGTCGATGCACGACGAGGCGCAAATGGCGGCGCGAGCGCTGAAGGTCGGTGCTGCGGGCTACGCGACCAAGGACAGCGATCCGGCACTGTTGCTGACCGCCATCCGCCGGGTGGCAGCGGGCGGGCGCTATATCGATCCGGACCTTGCCGACCGCATGGTCTTCGAAGTCGGCCTGACCGATTCGCGGCCGTTGCACTCGTTGCTTTCGGAACGTGAGTTTTCGGTGTTCGAACGCCTGGCCCAAGGCGCAAACGTCAACGACATCGCCCAGCAATTGGCATTGAGCAGCAAGACCATTAGCACCCACAAGGCGCGGTTGATGCAGAAACTCAACATCACTTCGTTGGCTGAGTTGGTGAAATACGCGATGGAACACAAACTCCTCTGA
- a CDS encoding ABC transporter ATP-binding protein: MSQVDSSAGANDVLVSFRGVQKSYDGENLIVKDLNLDIRKGEFLTLLGPSGSGKTTSLMMLAGFETPTAGEILLAGRAINNVPPHKRDIGMVFQNYALFPHMTVAENLAFPLTVRGLNKSDVSAKVKKVLSMVQLDTFAQRYPAQLSGGQQQRVALARALVFEPQLVLMDEPLGALDKQLREHMQMEIKHLHQRLGVTVVYVTHDQGEALTMSDRVAVFHQGEIQQIAPPRTLYEEPKNTFVANFIGENNRLNGRLHSQTGDRCVVELGRGEKVEALAVNVGKTGEPVTLSIRPERVSLNGSSESCVNRFSGRVAEFIYLGDHVRVRLEVCGKTDFFVKQPIAELDPGLAVGDVVPLGWQVEHVRALDPLLEAN, encoded by the coding sequence ATGAGCCAGGTCGATTCAAGTGCAGGGGCCAATGATGTTCTGGTCAGCTTTCGTGGAGTGCAAAAGAGCTACGACGGCGAGAACCTGATTGTCAAAGACCTCAACCTGGACATTCGCAAAGGCGAATTCCTCACCTTGCTCGGGCCGTCCGGCTCGGGCAAAACCACCAGCCTGATGATGCTCGCCGGTTTCGAAACACCGACTGCGGGGGAAATCCTGCTGGCCGGGCGGGCCATCAATAACGTGCCGCCGCACAAGCGCGACATCGGCATGGTGTTCCAGAACTATGCGCTGTTCCCGCACATGACTGTCGCCGAAAACCTGGCGTTCCCGCTGACCGTACGCGGGCTTAACAAAAGCGACGTCAGCGCCAAGGTCAAAAAAGTCCTCAGCATGGTGCAGCTCGATACGTTCGCCCAGCGTTACCCGGCGCAACTCTCCGGCGGCCAGCAGCAGCGCGTTGCACTGGCCCGGGCGCTGGTGTTCGAGCCGCAACTGGTATTGATGGACGAACCTCTCGGTGCTCTCGACAAACAGCTGCGTGAACACATGCAGATGGAAATCAAACACCTGCACCAGCGTTTGGGCGTGACCGTGGTTTACGTGACCCATGACCAGGGTGAAGCGCTGACCATGTCCGACCGCGTAGCGGTGTTCCATCAAGGCGAAATCCAGCAGATCGCGCCACCGCGCACGCTCTACGAAGAGCCGAAAAACACCTTCGTCGCCAACTTCATCGGCGAGAACAACCGTCTCAATGGCCGTCTGCACAGCCAGACCGGCGACCGCTGCGTCGTCGAATTGGGCCGTGGTGAAAAAGTTGAAGCGCTGGCGGTGAATGTCGGCAAGACCGGCGAGCCCGTCACCCTGTCGATTCGTCCGGAACGCGTGAGCCTCAATGGTTCCAGCGAGTCCTGCGTCAACCGCTTCTCGGGAAGGGTGGCGGAATTCATCTATCTGGGCGACCACGTCCGGGTTCGCCTGGAAGTCTGTGGCAAGACCGACTTCTTCGTGAAACAACCGATTGCCGAGCTCGATCCCGGGCTGGCGGTGGGTGATGTGGTACCGCTTGGCTGGCAGGTCGAACACGTTCGCGCGCTCGATCCACTTCTAGAGGCGAACTGA
- a CDS encoding ABC transporter substrate-binding protein translates to MLRSLKFTALALGMMGAASAMAAGPDLTVVSFGGANKAAQVKAFYAPWEAAGNGKIVAGEYNGEMAKVKAMVDTKSVSWDLVEVESPELSRGCDEDMFEPLDPALFGKNEDYVKGAIQPCGVGFFVWSTVLAYNADKLKTAPTSWVDFWDTKQFPGKRGLRKGAKYTLEFALMADGVAPKDVYKVLASKDGQDRAFKKLDELKPSIQWWEAGAQPPQYLASGDVVMSSAYNGRIAAVQKESNLKVVWNGGIYDFDAWAIPKGLDKARADAAKKFIAFSVQPQQQKTYSENIAYGPANTQAVPLLSKDVLKDMPTTPENIANQVQIDVSFWADNGEQLEQRFNSWAAK, encoded by the coding sequence ATGTTGAGATCCCTGAAATTCACCGCTCTGGCACTGGGCATGATGGGGGCAGCCAGCGCAATGGCGGCTGGCCCGGACCTGACCGTGGTGTCCTTTGGCGGGGCGAACAAGGCTGCGCAAGTCAAAGCCTTCTACGCACCGTGGGAAGCGGCAGGCAACGGCAAAATCGTGGCAGGCGAGTACAACGGTGAAATGGCCAAGGTCAAGGCTATGGTCGACACCAAGAGCGTGTCCTGGGACCTGGTGGAAGTTGAATCGCCAGAACTGTCCCGTGGTTGCGACGAGGACATGTTCGAGCCACTCGACCCGGCGCTGTTCGGCAAAAACGAAGATTATGTCAAAGGCGCTATCCAGCCATGTGGCGTGGGTTTCTTCGTGTGGTCGACCGTGTTGGCCTACAACGCCGACAAGCTGAAAACCGCACCGACCAGTTGGGTGGATTTCTGGGACACCAAGCAATTCCCGGGCAAGCGTGGCCTGCGTAAAGGCGCGAAGTACACCCTCGAATTCGCTCTGATGGCCGACGGCGTTGCGCCGAAAGACGTCTACAAAGTGCTGGCCAGCAAGGATGGTCAGGACCGCGCGTTCAAGAAACTCGACGAACTCAAGCCAAGCATCCAGTGGTGGGAAGCCGGCGCGCAACCGCCGCAATACCTCGCTTCCGGCGACGTGGTCATGAGCTCGGCCTACAACGGCCGTATCGCTGCCGTGCAAAAAGAAAGCAACCTGAAAGTGGTCTGGAACGGCGGCATCTACGACTTCGACGCGTGGGCGATTCCGAAAGGCCTGGACAAGGCGCGGGCAGACGCGGCGAAAAAATTCATCGCCTTCTCGGTACAGCCACAACAGCAGAAGACCTACTCGGAAAACATCGCCTACGGCCCGGCCAACACTCAAGCCGTCCCGTTGCTGTCCAAGGATGTCCTGAAAGACATGCCGACCACCCCGGAAAACATCGCCAACCAGGTGCAGATCGATGTCAGCTTCTGGGCTGACAACGGCGAGCAACTGGAACAGCGCTTCAATTCCTGGGCTGCGAAGTAA
- a CDS encoding ABC transporter permease: MAIAVPVTTGTDPTLKQRLKHAERVNRWKAQALIAPLVLFLLLVFLVPIAALLYKSVGNPEVVGGMPRTVTAIASWDGRGLPAEPVYKAASEDLAEARKNQTLGDLSKRLNMELAGYRSLLTKTARALPFATEPTSYKEALEGLDERWGDPAYWQAVRRNTSSITPYYLLAAVDHRIDDLGELAPATPDQAIYLDIFARTFWMGLIITVICLVLAYPLAYLLANLPSRQSNLLMILVLLPFWTSILVRVAAWIVLLQSGGLINSGLMAMGIIDKPIELVFNRVGVYISMVHILLPFMILPIYSVMKGISPTYMRAAISLGCHPFASFWRVYFPQTYAGVGAGCLLVFILAIGYYITPALLGSPNDQMVSYFVAFYTNTSINWGMATALGGLLLLATVVLYLIYSWLVGASRLRLS; the protein is encoded by the coding sequence ATGGCTATCGCCGTTCCCGTGACCACGGGCACTGACCCCACCTTGAAGCAGCGGCTCAAGCACGCCGAGCGGGTCAACCGCTGGAAAGCCCAGGCCTTGATCGCGCCATTGGTGCTGTTCCTGCTGCTGGTGTTCCTGGTGCCGATTGCGGCGCTGCTCTACAAAAGCGTCGGTAACCCGGAAGTGGTCGGCGGCATGCCGCGCACCGTGACGGCCATTGCCAGTTGGGACGGCCGCGGCCTGCCCGCTGAACCGGTTTACAAAGCCGCCAGCGAAGACCTCGCTGAAGCGCGCAAGAATCAAACCCTGGGCGATTTGTCCAAACGCCTGAACATGGAGTTGGCCGGCTACCGCAGCCTGCTGACCAAAACTGCACGCGCCCTGCCGTTCGCTACTGAACCCACCTCTTATAAAGAAGCGCTGGAAGGTCTCGACGAACGTTGGGGCGACCCAGCCTATTGGCAAGCCGTACGCCGCAACACCAGCAGCATCACGCCGTACTACTTGCTGGCCGCCGTCGATCACCGCATTGATGACCTTGGCGAACTGGCCCCGGCGACACCGGATCAGGCGATCTACCTGGACATCTTCGCCCGCACCTTCTGGATGGGCCTGATCATCACCGTTATCTGCCTGGTGCTGGCGTACCCATTGGCTTATCTGCTGGCCAACCTGCCCTCGCGGCAAAGCAACCTGCTGATGATCCTGGTGCTGCTGCCGTTCTGGACCTCGATCCTGGTGCGCGTCGCAGCGTGGATCGTACTGCTGCAATCGGGAGGGCTGATCAACAGCGGCCTAATGGCCATGGGCATAATCGATAAGCCGATCGAACTGGTGTTCAACCGTGTCGGCGTCTACATCTCGATGGTGCACATCCTGTTGCCGTTCATGATCCTGCCGATCTACAGCGTGATGAAAGGCATCTCGCCGACCTACATGCGCGCCGCGATTTCCCTCGGCTGCCACCCGTTCGCCAGTTTCTGGCGGGTGTACTTCCCGCAGACCTATGCCGGTGTCGGCGCCGGGTGCCTGTTGGTGTTCATCCTCGCCATCGGCTACTACATCACCCCGGCGCTGCTGGGCAGCCCGAACGACCAAATGGTCAGCTACTTCGTCGCCTTCTACACCAACACCAGCATCAACTGGGGCATGGCGACGGCACTCGGCGGGCTGCTACTCCTGGCGACGGTCGTGCTTTATCTGATTTACAGCTGGCTGGTGGGCGCCAGTCGCCTGCGCCTGAGCTAA
- a CDS encoding ABC transporter permease — protein MLSPYMSPIERVWFYSLRILCGLILLFLILPVLVIIPLSFNSGSFLVYPLQGFSLQWYHDFFASAEWMRALKNSIIVAPAATVLAMVFGTLAAIGLTRGDFPGKPLVMALVISPMVVPVVIIGVASYLFFAPLGLGNSFFSLIVVHAVLGVPFVIITVSATLQGFNQNLVRAAASLGASPLTAFRRVTLPLIAPGVISGALFAFATSFDEVVVTLFLAGPEQATLPRQMFSGIRENLSPTIAAAATLLIAFSVILLLTLEWLRGRSEKLRTAQV, from the coding sequence ATGCTGAGTCCTTACATGTCGCCCATTGAACGGGTGTGGTTCTACAGCTTGCGGATTCTCTGCGGCTTGATCCTGTTATTCCTGATCCTGCCGGTGCTGGTGATCATTCCGCTGTCGTTCAACTCTGGCAGCTTCCTGGTTTACCCGCTGCAAGGTTTCTCGCTGCAGTGGTATCACGATTTCTTCGCTTCGGCGGAGTGGATGCGCGCCTTGAAGAACAGCATCATCGTCGCCCCGGCGGCGACAGTGTTGGCCATGGTTTTCGGTACGTTGGCGGCCATTGGCCTGACTCGCGGCGACTTTCCCGGCAAGCCGTTGGTGATGGCGCTGGTCATTTCTCCGATGGTGGTGCCGGTGGTAATCATCGGTGTCGCCAGCTATCTGTTTTTTGCGCCGCTGGGGTTGGGCAACAGCTTCTTCTCGCTGATCGTGGTGCACGCCGTTTTGGGTGTTCCGTTCGTGATCATCACCGTGTCCGCGACCTTGCAGGGCTTTAACCAGAACCTGGTGCGCGCTGCGGCCAGTCTCGGTGCTTCGCCGCTGACGGCGTTCCGCCGGGTGACTTTGCCGTTGATCGCGCCTGGGGTGATTTCCGGTGCGCTGTTCGCCTTCGCCACGTCGTTCGATGAGGTGGTGGTAACCCTGTTCCTCGCCGGCCCCGAGCAAGCGACGTTGCCACGGCAGATGTTCAGCGGCATCCGCGAAAACCTCAGCCCGACCATCGCCGCTGCGGCGACGCTGTTGATCGCCTTCTCGGTGATCCTGCTGCTGACCCTGGAATGGCTACGCGGCCGCAGCGAAAAACTGCGTACCGCGCAGGTCTGA
- a CDS encoding iron-containing alcohol dehydrogenase yields the protein MSLSSFKIAHKLITGAGAIEQLAAELTRLDIDNPLIVTDAALVKSGTVELALAQLGGRSYEIFDRVLPDPEIAIVEDCMRVYRDGGHDGLIGLGGGSAIDIAKSVAAYAGYHGALEDLFGIDQVPRKGPPLIAIPTTAGTGSEVTNVAILSDKVAQLKKGIVSDYLLPDVALVSPQMTLTCPRGVTAASGVDALVHAIESYLSVNASPITDSLAIGAIKLIAKALPKAYANSSNLQAREDMATASLMAGMAFGNAGVGAVHALAYPLGGRFNIAHGVSNALLLPYVMTWNKMACVERMQDIAEAMGVKTAHLSANEAADKAVEAMTELCAAVEIPLGLRSFGVPEDAIPAMAVEAAGIERLMRNNPRKLSAVDIEKIYRAAY from the coding sequence ATGAGTCTTTCCTCTTTCAAAATCGCTCACAAACTGATCACCGGCGCCGGGGCCATCGAGCAACTGGCGGCGGAACTGACACGCCTGGACATCGACAACCCGCTGATCGTCACCGACGCCGCCCTGGTCAAATCCGGCACGGTAGAGCTGGCGCTGGCGCAATTGGGTGGTCGCAGCTACGAAATTTTCGACCGCGTGTTGCCGGACCCGGAAATCGCCATCGTCGAAGACTGCATGCGGGTTTACCGCGACGGCGGTCATGACGGATTGATCGGCCTGGGTGGCGGAAGCGCCATCGACATCGCCAAAAGCGTGGCCGCGTATGCCGGTTACCACGGCGCTCTGGAGGATTTGTTCGGCATCGATCAGGTCCCGCGCAAAGGCCCACCGCTGATCGCCATCCCGACAACCGCCGGCACCGGCTCGGAAGTGACCAATGTGGCGATCCTCTCCGACAAGGTCGCGCAGTTGAAGAAGGGCATCGTCAGCGACTATCTGCTGCCGGACGTGGCGCTGGTCAGTCCGCAAATGACCCTGACCTGCCCGCGCGGTGTCACCGCCGCCAGTGGTGTTGATGCGCTGGTGCATGCCATCGAATCCTATCTGTCAGTCAATGCCTCGCCGATTACCGATTCCCTTGCCATTGGCGCGATCAAGCTGATCGCCAAGGCGCTGCCCAAGGCCTACGCCAATTCGTCCAACCTGCAAGCCCGCGAAGACATGGCCACCGCCAGCCTGATGGCCGGCATGGCGTTCGGCAATGCCGGGGTTGGCGCGGTGCATGCGCTGGCGTATCCACTGGGCGGGCGCTTCAACATTGCCCATGGCGTCAGCAACGCCTTGCTGCTGCCTTATGTCATGACCTGGAACAAGATGGCCTGCGTTGAACGCATGCAGGATATTGCCGAGGCCATGGGCGTAAAGACCGCTCATCTGAGCGCCAATGAAGCGGCCGACAAAGCCGTGGAGGCGATGACCGAATTGTGTGCGGCAGTGGAAATCCCCTTGGGCCTGCGCAGTTTCGGCGTTCCGGAGGATGCCATTCCGGCCATGGCTGTTGAAGCCGCCGGCATCGAGCGCCTGATGCGCAATAATCCGCGCAAACTGAGCGCTGTCGATATCGAGAAGATCTACCGAGCGGCCTACTGA
- the rpe gene encoding ribulose-phosphate 3-epimerase: MQPFVIAPSILSADFARLGEEVDNVLAAGADFVHFDVMDNHYVPNLTIGPMVCSALRKYGITAPIDAHLMVSPVDRIVGDFIEAGATYITFHPEATQHVDRSLQLIREGGCKSGLVFNPATPLDVLKYVMDKVDMILLMSVNPGFGGQKFIPGTLDKLREARALIDASGRDIRLEIDGGVNVNNIREIAAAGADTFVAGSAIFNAPNYQEVIEKMRSELALARP, translated from the coding sequence ATGCAGCCCTTCGTAATTGCTCCGTCGATTCTCTCCGCCGACTTCGCCCGCCTGGGCGAAGAAGTGGACAATGTCCTGGCCGCCGGCGCCGACTTCGTGCACTTCGATGTCATGGATAACCACTATGTGCCGAACCTGACCATCGGCCCGATGGTCTGCTCGGCGCTGCGCAAGTACGGCATCACCGCGCCGATCGACGCGCACCTGATGGTCAGCCCGGTGGACCGCATCGTCGGCGACTTCATCGAAGCCGGCGCGACCTACATCACCTTCCACCCGGAAGCCACGCAGCACGTCGACCGTTCCCTGCAACTGATCCGCGAAGGCGGCTGCAAGTCGGGCCTGGTGTTCAACCCGGCGACGCCGCTGGACGTACTCAAGTACGTGATGGACAAGGTCGACATGATCCTGCTGATGAGCGTAAACCCGGGCTTCGGCGGGCAGAAATTCATCCCGGGCACCCTCGACAAACTGCGTGAAGCACGGGCGCTGATCGATGCTTCCGGTCGCGACATCCGCCTGGAAATCGACGGCGGCGTGAACGTGAACAACATTCGTGAAATCGCGGCAGCAGGTGCTGACACCTTCGTCGCCGGTTCGGCGATCTTCAATGCGCCGAACTATCAGGAAGTCATCGAGAAGATGCGTTCCGAACTGGCGCTGGCTCGCCCATGA
- a CDS encoding phosphoglycolate phosphatase — protein sequence MSGFEQLFPGRLPRLVMFDLDGTLIDSVPDLAAAVDNMLLKLGRQPAGIEAVREWVGNGVHMLVRRALANHIDAEGVDEVEAEHALELFNGFYGAGHELTVVYPGVRDTLKWLNKQGVEMALITNKPERFVAPLLDQMKIGRYFKWIIGGDTLPQKKPDPAALFFVMKMANIPASQSLFVGDSRSDVLASKAAGVKCVALSYGYNHGRPIAEESPALVIDDLRELIRGCLDPAAEITLADAVQLPSGNAIVVVTRKLWMKVIKALARWRWRA from the coding sequence ATGAGTGGCTTTGAGCAGCTGTTCCCGGGGCGTTTGCCGCGTCTGGTGATGTTCGATCTGGATGGCACGCTGATCGATTCGGTCCCCGACCTCGCGGCGGCTGTGGATAACATGCTGCTCAAACTCGGGCGCCAACCTGCCGGCATCGAAGCGGTGCGTGAGTGGGTGGGCAACGGTGTGCACATGCTGGTGCGCCGGGCGTTGGCCAATCACATCGACGCCGAGGGCGTCGATGAGGTCGAAGCCGAGCATGCCCTGGAATTGTTCAACGGCTTTTATGGGGCCGGTCACGAACTCACGGTGGTTTACCCCGGCGTGCGCGACACCCTCAAGTGGCTGAACAAGCAAGGCGTGGAGATGGCGCTGATCACCAACAAGCCGGAGCGCTTCGTCGCGCCGCTGCTGGATCAGATGAAGATCGGCCGCTACTTCAAATGGATCATCGGTGGCGACACCCTGCCACAGAAAAAACCCGACCCGGCCGCGCTGTTTTTCGTGATGAAAATGGCCAACATCCCGGCGTCGCAATCGTTGTTCGTCGGCGATTCGCGCAGCGATGTGCTGGCGTCGAAGGCGGCGGGGGTCAAGTGTGTGGCCCTGAGTTATGGCTACAACCACGGTCGTCCGATTGCCGAAGAGTCGCCAGCGCTGGTGATTGACGATCTGCGCGAGCTAATTCGCGGTTGCCTGGACCCGGCCGCTGAGATAACGTTGGCCGACGCTGTTCAACTCCCTTCTGGAAACGCCATCGTGGTGGTCACTCGCAAACTCTGGATGAAAGTCATCAAGGCCCTGGCCCGCTGGCGTTGGCGCGCCTGA